The genome window TTATCAAAGAGTCACGATATATCAAAGAGAATTTCATACATATGCTCGTAACTCTGATCAAAGAGAATTTGATTAATTGCATTCTTATTTAACAGCAGTTCTAAGGACTGTTAAAGTGAcgctgttaatgttaattttcaaaaattgttgttaaaacAGCTTAAAGTACTTCAttcctttaattttaaagggaATTCTAACTCTGATcgaaacgaaaagaaaaggaaaaagttaactatctaaaaatattgttttaatatgttaaaagcTTTTGTCAACACTTTTTTGAATAGCATCAGTCAAGTCCAGGAAATGTTATCATTAAAAgataagctaaaaaaaaatatatatgcaaattttatctTATCTATAGAAATTtcaaaacatacaaacatacctATGCTTGCAAATAGTAggcaacataataaaatttaaaatttaatcaaataaataattcaattacgGCCATTTTAGCCCTTGTTGATAATCGTTTATTACgaataattttacatattaCTTATGaatcattttgatattttttcaaaacagtAAATATCATCAATACGaaatttcaataacttttacaattcattattattttttagatgaaaGCTTATCGAAAACCGACAACTGATTATAATCaactaattaaagattttactaacaaatgtaaatgcaCTTTATTGCTGGAACTAATTTACTCCTCTACtttgaatgcattttaaaGTCTTATTGATAaccaataattaattataatcatagCTAAGCCAAATCGAATTCATTTCAAAGCTATTAGATCTgatgaaatatgttttttgcGGATATGTTCCAAACACGTCTCACAATCAAACTTGTTGTCTGTGCACACGTATAGTAAATCGAGTGCAGTTCAGATACAAAATCTCACTTAATATTCCATGCAAATTCGAGCGCATATCTTCAATCAGTGAACTacactacatacatatgtatgtacaatgtacatattcTTACACtgtaagtacatatatatacatatgtaggcCCGAACAAAGCCGGTCTTTGGTTTAGATTGTTGCCTAGGTAAGGtattacatacacacacacacacatacatatatgcaattACATAcgtatttgtttactttgatACTGGGTATGCCAACatgaaaatatgtttgtatgcaaATGCTAAACACCTACACACAGTAGCGCTCTTAATGCTCTAGGGATGCACTTCAATTAAGATATGAGTTcaataaatgtttgtttttcaatttatgtaaAGATTATTCCAAAGTAGCTATGTTATCATTATCGTTTTGATAATTTATGTATGCGATAAACAACTTGCACATGATGTCGCGTTTTCTTAAGTTCGCTTGCAGCCCTGGCATATTACTACTCacaagcatacacacatacttatacacaaaagaaagagaagcagaagaagaacaactgcaacaacaacgtcacaTCAATTGCCTGCCCAACAAATGCAATTGGCTCGCGTGGGGCACATGCAAGTAATGGTGAAGTGCGAAGAGTGGGGAGTGGAGAGTATAAAGCGTGGGGACTGGGGAGTCTAGAGCGTGGTGAGTGGGGAGTATGAGGAGAGGCGACGAGCTAGCTGtgaagttgctgctgcttcttctctaTGGCACATATTATAGCACATTTTTATCGTATACCCTGAACCataaaaattgcttattaAGAGTATGATAGACTTAGCAACTGCagatagttttaataataaaaattcaatataaatttacttgAGCCATAACAGAGTGATTATTTATCTATACACTGAGAGTAATAGCAAAGATACATGTACAAATTAAGCTATCAATATTTCTTGTTGCTACAAAGTTCGCTGTCTTActaaacaaaatagttttccAAGAAAGATACTGTAGTGGATCATGCTGAAAATATTAACAAGGTGAAGTATTTATTCTACACTACTTTGTTGAACTTGTTGAGTTCTTATTTTGTGAGTAAGGCATCGTACTTTTATCATTGTTGTGaacattaacaataataaacaatagatatacaacaatattttaaataaatttagttttgttatttactatctactatataaattaaaaaacaataaacacagTTATTTCTTGTTGTGAACTAATTAGgtaattagtttatttaaggAAGCAGTAGTGCATGAGAATGTCATCGTGTTAATAGTATAGAATTAcaaatatctacatatatcaTTCTACATTTTGCTCACTgtggttaaataaataaggaaCAAAGGTGAAGTTAATAACATCACcttgcttttattttcaacagaGACTGTGGTGAATGAGCACATTAATTCACCATGATCATGATTCTTTTCCAAGAATTGCCTGTAGTTCCCATGTGGTGTATATAGCATTAgaaaacttgagattcaaTTACAGGATAACAGCTAGTCGAGCACGCCTGACTGCAGGCATTCTTGCTTGTTTTCTATttgcgtgtgcgtgtgcttgCAACTGCcaccatcagcagcagcgtcgCCACCGCCGGCACCACCCGCTTCGCCACGCGTTGATGTTCGATTTTTCACCATTCTTGAAAAACGTATGGAGTGCATGTGCATTGCAACTatgcatctgtgtgtgtatatcgtaatcaatttgattttgggCATGCACTGCAGTAAATCCACAtacaatatttacatacatacatacatatgtaactaTTTCTCTCTCTGGCTCTCTGAACAAACCCCTACTCCTCTACCCTTTTACACcccttttttttgggtactTACCACATTGAGCCGTTGCTGCACTTcttgaagttgttgttattcttattattgttgttgctcctctcttgctcttcctcttgctgctgttcttgttgttgttgttacaacTTCAATTGTAGGCGGTGTCCCTGCGCTGCATAACGGTTGAtatagtatacatatgtacatacatttattgcagcagtataaaataattgggatttataatttatttaaagcgcGGCATAAGCCATCaaccacagacacacacatacaggcacacacactcaacacgcacgcacacacacattcgccTACATGtgtgaaaaacaataaaaacaacaaaaacaaaaaaagttatacatatcacaagaacaacaatgctgctgctgcggcgtcGACTGCCCTTCGTTATGTTATGAACACACAGAGTTTGACATTTTAACTATAGttgcgtatgtatgtatgtgtgtgtgcgtgaatTTTCTAGTTAGTATGTAGCTGGGCCAATTGTAAAAATCCAATTTGAGTTGTTTATCGTACACACAtaacacacatgcacatgcacacaATCGcaacacatacagacacacgtGAGCGCACTTtgttattaattgtaaataatatttcaaattttaccaGCACGCGGCACAAACAAATGCGTGTCTTCAGatgtcaaataataaaaaaaaagcacaagctctttaaagtaaaaacaataacaataagtcGGCAGAgcagcgacgacgacgtccGCGCGAGAgcaacgacagcgacgacCAGACGACCACGATTTAATGAATCGCAAGTATGCAATGCGCAGGTCTCTTAGTCGGCATTCAACCGAGAGAAACGAGAAAGAGAAACCGGACAAAATGTGACGTCACAGTTTCAAACTTCGCATGGCAATAACAAACGAAAATTGATGTAAATTAATGCATATGgttaaaatttctaattagaatatatatgcaaataagAACTTTCTGAATGGAACTTTGCTAATTGAGTACAAAATTCTGTTACTAATtacattacaaatatatacgaTCATTTACAAGACTTAATGTTGTGACGACATGCgcgaagagaaaaaaaagagaaagagagcctCATTAGTAAGCAAAACATGGCTATCGCGGCGCCAAAATGTTATCGGAGTCAGAGCAGAGAAAATCCAAAACAGCTGACAATCTGTTGCAATGCAGCTAAAACTGTTATCATAACACATTACTAAATACCGCGCTTTTTTAAATGTGGGCACGACACGTAATGAAGTTGTTTTAAGTGCAAGCTGGTTTGTGGTCCAGCTGCTGTCGGAGCAATGACTCCTGCATGAATCACCAATGAGTTGCATTTAGAATGGTTCGCGATGCTGTCAGAGCGATAATGATATTACAAGACAGACCAAGCAATAAGCATTGCGTGAACAAAGAACGTTACAATCAATGCATTCATAtgaacatatgtacatacatatatgcaactGACTCATACTGAGTGATAATGTTTTACTTATGtaaatgtgttatatatcctaACTAACTACACTATTAAAACttcacataaattataatcataataataatatttcatagATTTTAGTACATTGACGCACAACATTTATCGgcactaaattaaataagaaccTTTATCAACGCGTTTATGtttttcaaacatttatttatgttaattgtaTATTCGCTTAATTCAACAAACTATTTTATGATCTATAGTCGTCAAGTACGGTCACTCTACCCGTTTAAATTCAAAGTTGATTCGTTGtttaattcaagaattcaAATTACATGCCAGCAACAAATCGACTCATCGATTGCCGGTTTCCTGCAACAAATCGAGCTATCGATAACATTCTGCGCAGTTCGGGCGTCTAGCGAATTTTCTTTTGGCTGCCACGAAGCTGCGCCgcattttaatttcgtttgtttttaaGCTCGTTGTGCTCAAACAAAACAGAGCGAAGGTAATGTGCAGAATTGATGTGTGTTTGAACTGTAAAGCCGCGTGTGGAATTGCGTATATTGCCCAATAAGCAACGTCGATATTAAGTCGCACCGGCATTTCttggccacacacacacagtagtGAGAGCCGATACCactaccaataccaataccaaacCAATACACCGGCCATGACTGTTGATATTAGCAACGTAAGCGGCGGAGCGGCGACAAAGGCAAAAGGTCTCCTAACATGGGAAAAGCAAGAGCATCTTGTCAAATTGGCAATACTCATTCTGGCCGCCGTTTTGTGTAAGTATTATTAGTAGAAGCATAGcaatatgtataaattcaaattgcggGGGCGGGGACGCCAATATCCAtacgtgtgtgagtgtttgagtAGGACGTGTATATGTGGGCGTGAATTTAGCTGGACACAAACAAATTCAGTATCGATAATTTCGCAGACAAAATAATCGACTGGTTCAGCAAATTCAAAATGGCTTTCTATCGATAGACGGTgtgaaataatttcataattaatcgAACTATCGTGAATATATCGTGTGTTTGCGATATGTGTTAAGTTTTGCGACCAACTTAACTCATTCATTTTATTGCCGCTTCCAGCATTCGCCACACGTTTATTTTCCGTGCTGCGCTTTGAAAGCGTCATCCATGAGTTCGATCCATATTTTAATTACCGCACCACGCGGTTCCTTGCCGAGCAAGGCTTTTACAAATTCCACAATTGGTTCGATGATCGCGCCTGGTATCCGCTTGGCCGCATCATTGGCGGCACCATTTATCCCGGATTAATGGTCACCTCGGCAGCCCTCTACAGGCTCATGTGGATGCTGAACATAACGATTGACATACGGAATGTCTGCGTGTTTCTTGCACCATTCTTCTCATCGCTCACCACGCTGGTCACATATGCTTTGACCAAGGAAATACACGTGAGTATGCGACACTACATCACATTGAGGTTAAAGGCGATCGAGCACAGGGTGTATCTATATAAGGTCACGTGCTCAGCACAGTTGCTCTCGTTGAGGCATCTATTCTGACAGGTTGAAAGCAAGAGTTCGTTCCAGCGGAgagagcaattttaaaagttaaactaCCTCAGCTGTCAACGAAGACGTTACCTTGTATAAATACACCTTGATCGAGCACATGTTGTTTACTTGAAATTATCACTCtccaaatatttatagagCACTGGTGCTGGCTTGGTCGCTGCTGCGCTAATCTCGATTGTGCCCGGCTATATATCACGCTCGGTGGCCGGTTCCTATGATAACGAAGGCATTGCCATCTTTTGCATGCTCTTCACGTATTATCTATGGATCAAGGCTGTGAAAACAGGCACAATATTCTGGTCGGCGATGTCGGCGCTTGCCTACTTCTATATGGTATCGTCGTGGGGCGGTTATGTGTTCCTTATCAATTTGATACCATTGCACGTGCTCGCACTGATGATCACCGGACGCTTCTCACATCGCATCTATATAGCATATAGCACCCTATACTGTGTCGGCACTATACTCTCCATGCAGATATCGTTTGTGGGCTTTCAGCCCATCCAAAGCTCGGAGCACATGCTGGTAAGATTTCTATATAACTTGTATTTATAGTTTCCCCTTGGCATAATGATGATTACTTTTGTAATTCTTGATAGGAAGAGTATGAAACATAATGAGTACTATAAAACCCAACTGATGCATCACAACTAAAATGCTTGACTAGCTACATTTATAGACATTTCATCTCATCTTGATTTTGGTTCTTCTCTTTAACAGGCCCTTGGAGTTTTTGGTCTCTGTCAGATCCATGGATTTGTGGATTATCTACGCTCTCGCATGCCCAAGGAGCACTTTGATCTGCTCTTCAAGACGCTGGTGTCCAGTGTGATCAGTCTGGTGGTAATTGTGGGCACATTGTTGACACTCACTGGCAAGGTGTCTCCTTGGACGGGTCGCTTCTACTCGCTGCTGGATCCATCCTATGCAAAGAACCACATTCCAATTATTGCTTCCGTTTCGGAGCATCAGCCAACGTCATGGTCATCATTCTACTTTGATCTACAGGTAAATatcaagagagagagagagagagagactgagagatAACTCCAATATCTGTCCACTTGGTTGATGATACCCAAATACGATGTGAATGAGTTGCGCCTTAATGCACCCATTGATTACATGCACTTTGATCGCTGAAACAAGTTTATTGGCAACCATTTTAATGCTAGAATTATTCATTAATTACTCTTTCCTTTTGCAGATTCTGGTGTTCCTCTTTCCCGCTGGACTTTACTTTTGTTTCTCACGCTTAACCGATTCGAACATCTTTATCATTTTGTATGGCGTGACGAGCATTTATTTTGCTGGCGTTATGGTCCGTCTAATGCTTGTGCTGGCGCCTGTGATGTGTGTGCTCTCTGGTATTGCCATATCGCATCTGTTGGCCAAGTATATCAAGAGCGTGGACACGGGCAGCTCAAAGCCGGCAACGGAAAGCAAGCGTCAACACAAGAAACTGGAGCAACAGAGTGGCGGTGTTAAGAGCGAGGTGGCCATTGGATTTGTAGCGATTATAACACTTATGCTTATCGTTTATACACTCCACTGTACGTGGGTCACCTCCGAGGCCTATTCCTCGCCCAGCATTGTCCTCAGTGCACGTTCCCACGACGGCGGTCGCATCATCTTTGATGACTTTCGCGAGGCATACTATTGGCTGCAAATGAACACGCCCGAGGTGAGTTCTTGACGAGATTACTAATTAGACATTTCTCCAAATTAATTGTCACTTTATGATGAATGCAATTTGTATATTCTTGATAGGAAGAGTATGAAACATAATGAGTACTAACAAAATATTGCTGATTGTGccacaacaatagcaacaacttgTGATCCactttaaattacaaatgtttTCATAGAGTATTTTATCTTTCTCTGTTTAGAATGCTCGCATCATGTCCTGGTGGGATTATGGCTATCAGATAACGGCCATGGCAAATCGAACGATACTCGTGGACAACAACACCTGGAACAATACGCATATCTCACGTGTCGGTCAGGCCATGGCCTCCTCCGAGGAGAAAGCCTACGAGATAATGCGTGAACTGGATGTGGATTATGTTCTGGTCATATTTGGCGGCCTCACCGGCTATTCATCCGATGACATCAACAAGTTCCTATGGATGGTGCGCATTGGCGGCAGCACCGATCGTGGTGCCCACATTAAGGAGAAGGACTACTATGCAGCAAATGGCGAGTTCCGTGTGGACAAGGAGGGTTCACCCACATTGCTCAATTGTCTCATGTACAAGATGTGCTATTATCGCTTTGGGCAAATGTACACGGAGGGCGGCAAGGCGCAGGGTTATGATCGTGTTCGAGCCGCTGAAATTGGCAACAAGGACTTTGAGCTGGATGTCCTCGAGGAGGCATATACCACAGAGCATTGGCTGGTGCGCATCTACAAGGTCAAGGATTTGCCAAACAGAGGCGTCTAAATATTACACTCCAACCCTCTGctgctgtctctctctctctctctctgtctgtcactctctctttcacgCAGCTATCTCACTTTTTGTCGATAACATTCGCATGCATGGAAATACCAAGTGTAATTTGTACATTCATTAAGCTTAgctcttatattatttttctttatatttgaattaagaaatctCTAACTTGAGTATTATTGTTgcgctctctatctctcttacTTTATCTCTCTGCATCTCTGTCTAATCTGAGAGAGAGGCGTTTAAATTGTACTTTAATCAGTTGCGTCTGAATTGAAATGCGAGGCAACAAGTGTATAATCCTTAAATGTAAGcgaaaacaaaagaacaatatatatatatatacaaatatgtaaagaCTAAACACAACTCAcagaaattgttaaacaatttcatttttattttttcaactctttGTACGGAACGGAGTTTGccaatgaaatgaatttttgtaatttatacatacattcatacataaatgtataatatataggTGTGTTCCTGCTAACAATTTCAATCGagatttaaagatatttagcGCAAATTTCACGAAAATTTTAAGacaattgcattttcatttactgTTGTTACAAATTAGgttaaaaaactttgaaacatattttatagagATTCTTTAGCTGTAAATGTGCTTTAGTCATTGTGATTAATATCTTGTTCCGGTTGAAGCAGTGTGCCCAAAACCGCATCCTCATTCAGCTCGTTGCTTTGCTCTTGAATTGACTCCAGATTAGCGATAAATTCATCCAATCCCTCCAAGGATTCATAGACATCCGCTGGCAGATCGTCCATAAGATCCGTGGACGTTGTGTGCTCATCGGAGTTACGTAAATCCGACTCGGGATCATTTGGTGATTCATTGCGATTGGAGTTGTAGAGTTCACGGAATGTGCGTCGTGTCAGATTGAATTCCCTCATTCCGAATCCCATGCTTTGATTGGCATCCTCGGCGGCATGTCGTCGTGCTGCCTTGCGTACATCGTGATCTTCCTGTTCGGCCGAGGTGCGTTCCACGGCGGAATTGCCACGGGATGAACATGTGCTGGAGGCGCTCTTCCGTGACCTTTTGATAATCTGCCGACATTTGTTCGTAATGCCGCCAACGATCTCCGATATCAAGGCTATGGCGCCCATAAAGTAACCAATGCCCATCAGCAGGAACATGCCCTCCGTATCCGCCGTGGTCAACTGACGCTCCTCCTGGATAATCTCACGCAAGGATGAGCTGGCACTCGCCTGTAGAAGATGACCCGTCGACGAACGCTGCATCGCCCAGCTGACCTCGTGTCCCAACTTGATCATCAGTCCGCTCTCCTGGGCCATCATGATCATCGAGTCAATCTTCCGCTTGTACACCGAATTGCGGGGGAAGAGAAATCCAATTTGAAAGAGTGCAAAACACTCCTCGCTCAGATGCAAAGCCGAGCGGCGTGAGAGATTCCTAAAGAGGGGGAGGAGGAGAAACTCATTGGAGACATTTTTTTATCCACATGTTAGTAAATTTCCAACACTTAGTTGGCAGCTTTATGACTAAAAGTTGTCAGAAAGCCTTTAAAAGTGTCAACTTTAAGTGCATTTTTTATCTAGTTTGACAAGAAGAATTTAAAGGCACTCATTATCGTATAGTTATTAGATTTTGAAATCTatccataaaatttaaagttatatttta of Drosophila innubila isolate TH190305 chromosome X, UK_Dinn_1.0, whole genome shotgun sequence contains these proteins:
- the LOC117794229 gene encoding dolichyl-diphosphooligosaccharide--protein glycosyltransferase subunit STT3A, whose amino-acid sequence is MTVDISNVSGGAATKAKGLLTWEKQEHLVKLAILILAAVLSFATRLFSVLRFESVIHEFDPYFNYRTTRFLAEQGFYKFHNWFDDRAWYPLGRIIGGTIYPGLMVTSAALYRLMWMLNITIDIRNVCVFLAPFFSSLTTLVTYALTKEIHSTGAGLVAAALISIVPGYISRSVAGSYDNEGIAIFCMLFTYYLWIKAVKTGTIFWSAMSALAYFYMVSSWGGYVFLINLIPLHVLALMITGRFSHRIYIAYSTLYCVGTILSMQISFVGFQPIQSSEHMLALGVFGLCQIHGFVDYLRSRMPKEHFDLLFKTLVSSVISLVVIVGTLLTLTGKVSPWTGRFYSLLDPSYAKNHIPIIASVSEHQPTSWSSFYFDLQILVFLFPAGLYFCFSRLTDSNIFIILYGVTSIYFAGVMVRLMLVLAPVMCVLSGIAISHLLAKYIKSVDTGSSKPATESKRQHKKLEQQSGGVKSEVAIGFVAIITLMLIVYTLHCTWVTSEAYSSPSIVLSARSHDGGRIIFDDFREAYYWLQMNTPENARIMSWWDYGYQITAMANRTILVDNNTWNNTHISRVGQAMASSEEKAYEIMRELDVDYVLVIFGGLTGYSSDDINKFLWMVRIGGSTDRGAHIKEKDYYAANGEFRVDKEGSPTLLNCLMYKMCYYRFGQMYTEGGKAQGYDRVRAAEIGNKDFELDVLEEAYTTEHWLVRIYKVKDLPNRGV